In Deltaproteobacteria bacterium, the following are encoded in one genomic region:
- the tuf gene encoding elongation factor Tu (EF-Tu; promotes GTP-dependent binding of aminoacyl-tRNA to the A-site of ribosomes during protein biosynthesis; when the tRNA anticodon matches the mRNA codon, GTP hydrolysis results; the inactive EF-Tu-GDP leaves the ribosome and release of GDP is promoted by elongation factor Ts; many prokaryotes have two copies of the gene encoding EF-Tu): EMVMPGDNVTITGDLITPIAMEKELRFAIREGGRTVGAGVVSEIIE, translated from the coding sequence GGAGATGGTGATGCCTGGTGACAACGTGACGATTACGGGAGATTTGATCACGCCCATCGCCATGGAGAAGGAGCTGCGTTTCGCGATTCGTGAGGGCGGCCGCACCGTGGGTGCCGGAGTGGTGAGCGAAATAATCGAATAG
- the rpmG gene encoding 50S ribosomal protein L33 — protein MRIIITLACAECKRRNYTTTKNKRTTPDKLEFSKYCRFCQKHTLHKETK, from the coding sequence GTGAGAATCATTATAACGCTTGCATGCGCAGAATGCAAAAGAAGGAACTATACGACGACAAAGAACAAGCGTACGACGCCTGATAAGTTGGAATTCAGCAAGTACTGCAGATTTTGTCAGAAGCATACGCTCCACAAGGAAACCAAGTAG